One genomic segment of Sorex araneus isolate mSorAra2 chromosome X, mSorAra2.pri, whole genome shotgun sequence includes these proteins:
- the LOC101538279 gene encoding intelectin-1a-like, whose product MRLGVVTRSSDRTRLRGTEMAAQRLLSLQCCLLFLSVATLAGGAGVIPTPNVTETRHASLLRSCKEIQKSHPRAEDGLYLLRTEDGVVYQTFCDMTTDEGGWTLVASIHENHLAGKCTAGDRWTSQQGNRADYPKGEDNWANYNTFGSAVAATSDDYKNPGYYDIQARDLAIWHVPNKTPLRSWRSSSLLRYFTFSGFLRRFGHNLFGLYQRYPVQYGIGRCWHDNGPAIPVDYDYGSPQRTASYYSPIGQREFDPGFIQFRVFNNERAAHALCAGMRVTGCNTELNCIGGGGYFPEGNPRQCGDFSAFDWNGYGTHSGGSSSRNITEAAVLLFYR is encoded by the exons atgCGCCTCGGCGTGGTGACCAGGAGCTCAGACCGGACACGTCTGCGGGGGACAGAGATGGCAGCTCAG AGGCTCCTGTCCCTGCAGTGCTGCCTGCTGTTCCTCTCTGTGGCCACCTTGGCCGGGGGCGCTG GAGTAATCCCGACTCCAAATGTGACCGAGACCAGGCACGCGAGTTTGCTGCGGAGCTGCAAGGAAATTCAGAAGAGCCATCCCAGAGCTGAAG ATGGCCTGTACTTGCTCCGCACTGAGGACGGGGTCGTCTACCAGACCTTCTGTGACATGACCACGGACGAAGGCGGCTGGACGCTGGTGGCCAGCATACACGAGAACCACCTGGCTGGGAAGTGCACGGCGGGGGACCGCTGGACGAGCCAGCAGGGCAACCGGGCAGACTACCCCAAGGGGGAGGACAACTGGGCCAACTACAACACCTTTGGGTCTGCAGTCGCAGCCACCAGCGACGACTACAAG AACCCCGGCTACTACGACATCCAGGCACGGGACCTGGCCATCTGGCATGTCCCCAATAAGACCCCGCTGAGATCCTGGAGGAGCAGCTCTCTGCTGAGGTACTTCACCTTCTCGGGCTTCTTAAGGAGATTCGGACACAATCTGTTTGGCCTCTACCAG AGATACCCCGTCCAGTACGGCATCGGCAGGTGCTGGCATGACAATGGCCCGGCCATTCCCGTGGACTATGACTATGGGAGTCCCCAGAGAACCGCGTCCTACTACTCCCCCATTGGTCAAC GGGAATTTGATCCTGGATTTATCCAGTTCCGGGTGTTTAATAACGAGAGAGCAGCCCACGCCCTGTGTGCGGGGATGAGGGTTACCGGATGCAACACGGAATTA AACTGCATCGGAGGAGGCGGCTACTTCCCGGAGGGCAACCCCAGGCAGTGCGGGGACTTCTCTGCCTTCGACTGGAATGGGTACGGGACTCACTCTGGAGGCAGCAGCAGCCGCAACATCACCGAGGCGGCTGTGCTGCTCTTCTACCGCTGA